The Hyphomonas sediminis genome contains a region encoding:
- a CDS encoding A24 family peptidase — protein sequence MVLMFLGAIFLGLCVLAALFDVNQLKIPNWLNLTLAALFVPAAAVSGLPLEIIGGHLMAGALAFLISFGLFAFRIFGGGDAKMIPAVVLWVGPAAALMFTFKMAIVGGICAVLVLAVRRTAPAEAIPGFMRAPFEPNAGVPYGVAIAAGALLAGAGSPLLADLFLAAGFTG from the coding sequence ATGGTCCTAATGTTCCTCGGAGCGATATTTCTGGGCCTGTGCGTTCTGGCGGCTCTTTTTGACGTCAATCAACTCAAGATCCCAAACTGGCTCAACCTGACGCTTGCGGCGCTGTTTGTTCCGGCTGCTGCCGTGTCTGGCCTGCCATTGGAGATCATTGGCGGCCACCTGATGGCTGGCGCGCTGGCCTTCCTTATTTCCTTCGGTCTGTTTGCCTTCCGCATTTTCGGGGGAGGGGACGCAAAGATGATCCCTGCGGTGGTCTTGTGGGTGGGGCCAGCTGCAGCGCTGATGTTCACGTTCAAGATGGCTATTGTCGGCGGTATCTGCGCTGTCCTTGTCTTGGCGGTGCGCCGTACCGCGCCTGCTGAGGCCATTCCGGGCTTCATGCGGGCGCCCTTCGAACCGAATGCTGGCGTGCCCTATGGTGTTGCAATTGCTGCAGGGGCGTTGCTGGCCGGGGCCGGTTCTCCGCTCCTGGCTGATCTCTTCCTGGCCGCAGGATTTACCGGTTAA
- a CDS encoding Flp family type IVb pilin: MFARFLKDESGATAIEYGLIAALIAVAIIGGVTALGNNAEATFQTVAGKMDQA; encoded by the coding sequence ATGTTTGCACGTTTTCTGAAAGACGAGTCGGGCGCAACTGCAATCGAGTACGGCCTGATCGCCGCTCTGATCGCTGTCGCCATCATCGGCGGTGTCACCGCTCTCGGTAACAACGCTGAAGCAACGTTCCAAACGGTTGCTGGCAAGATGGACCAAGCCTAA
- a CDS encoding TadE/TadG family type IV pilus assembly protein: MMFNRYFEARLRRKNAPRKLGLKSLLRNEDGVSAVEFAFIAPLLVLIFFGCIELSLLMRADRRVTATAASLGDLTSRLASVSDDDMHELYNAAAVLMQPYSASDTRMRITSIVDSGDGQKKVAWSDGYKMTPRVVDSVVDVPSGIVPSPGSVILTEVEYDYRDGITVVIDSSMTLSDTFYLRPRRVSKIERITSGASSGAFGPTS, from the coding sequence ATGATGTTCAATCGCTATTTCGAGGCGCGCCTGCGCCGCAAGAATGCGCCCCGAAAGCTGGGCCTGAAAAGTCTCCTCCGGAATGAGGATGGCGTCTCAGCGGTTGAGTTCGCGTTCATCGCACCGCTGTTGGTGCTGATCTTCTTCGGCTGTATCGAACTCAGCCTTCTGATGCGCGCAGACCGCCGCGTTACGGCGACAGCCGCCAGCCTGGGTGACCTGACATCGCGTCTCGCTTCGGTGAGCGATGATGACATGCACGAGCTTTACAATGCCGCCGCCGTGCTGATGCAACCTTATAGCGCCTCGGATACACGTATGCGGATCACCTCGATCGTGGACAGCGGCGACGGGCAGAAGAAAGTCGCCTGGTCAGATGGGTACAAGATGACCCCGCGGGTCGTCGACTCGGTTGTGGATGTGCCTTCGGGCATCGTTCCCTCCCCCGGCTCGGTCATTCTCACCGAGGTGGAGTATGACTACCGGGATGGCATCACCGTTGTGATCGACAGCTCGATGACATTGTCGGACACGTTCTATCTTCGCCCACGCCGGGTTTCGAAGATCGAACGCATCACCAGCGGCGCCAGTTCCGGAGCCTTCGGCCCGACGAGCTAA
- the murD gene encoding UDP-N-acetylmuramoyl-L-alanine--D-glutamate ligase: protein MIPITEYAGKDVAVYGLGRTGLSAAKALKAGGARVHAWDDNEESRAKAEAAGIALSDINKRDWQTFAALVLSPGIPYKYPQPHRLVRMAEMTGVPVIGDMELFARAVQALPERARPKVVGITGTNGKSTTTALIGHILKQAGRDVRVGGNIGTGVLDLAALHSNAVYVLEMSSYQLDLVKSLHCDVAVFLNLSPDHLDRHGGMDGYQAAKMRIFQNQTEKDVAVIGFDDIYSQSIAIGLAAKGPQHVVQISSTYTLGKGISAVDGRLYDNQSGKAEFVGKMDECPALLGRHNFQNAAAAFATCRALGLDPGTIMAGLKSFPGLAHRMEAVGEIDGIRFINDSKATNAQAAEQALRSFKNIYWIAGGVPKAEGILPLAPLFPNITKAYLIGQAEDAFAATLQGKVPNQVCGTLERALEAAHRDAKAAGEPGAVVLLSPACASFDQFKDYEQRGDAFRSLVQGMTPVSFRVTA, encoded by the coding sequence ATGATCCCCATTACCGAATACGCTGGAAAAGATGTTGCGGTTTACGGCCTCGGCCGGACCGGACTCAGCGCGGCCAAGGCCCTCAAGGCCGGCGGGGCGCGCGTCCATGCGTGGGACGATAATGAAGAATCGCGCGCCAAGGCCGAAGCCGCCGGCATCGCCCTCTCCGACATCAACAAGCGCGACTGGCAGACCTTTGCCGCGCTCGTTCTCTCGCCGGGCATTCCCTACAAATACCCGCAGCCCCACCGCCTGGTGCGCATGGCAGAGATGACCGGTGTGCCGGTGATCGGCGACATGGAACTCTTCGCCCGCGCCGTGCAGGCGCTGCCCGAGCGTGCGCGTCCGAAAGTCGTTGGCATTACCGGCACCAATGGCAAGTCGACAACCACTGCGCTGATCGGGCATATCCTGAAACAAGCCGGACGGGATGTTCGCGTCGGCGGCAATATCGGCACCGGCGTGCTCGACCTGGCTGCGCTTCATTCCAATGCGGTCTATGTTCTGGAAATGTCGTCCTATCAGCTCGACCTTGTGAAGAGCCTGCACTGCGATGTTGCTGTCTTCCTGAACCTGTCGCCCGATCATCTGGACCGCCATGGCGGCATGGACGGCTATCAGGCCGCGAAGATGCGCATCTTCCAGAACCAGACGGAAAAGGATGTCGCCGTCATCGGCTTTGATGACATCTACAGCCAGTCGATCGCCATCGGCCTTGCCGCCAAGGGGCCGCAGCATGTGGTGCAGATCTCGTCGACCTACACGCTCGGCAAAGGCATCAGCGCGGTCGATGGCCGCCTCTATGACAACCAGTCGGGCAAGGCGGAATTCGTCGGTAAGATGGATGAATGCCCGGCCCTGCTCGGCCGTCACAATTTCCAGAATGCGGCGGCTGCCTTTGCCACCTGCCGGGCGCTCGGCCTCGATCCGGGTACCATTATGGCGGGCCTGAAATCCTTCCCCGGCCTTGCCCATCGTATGGAAGCTGTCGGCGAGATCGACGGTATTCGCTTCATCAACGATTCCAAGGCAACGAACGCCCAGGCTGCCGAACAGGCGCTGCGCTCGTTCAAGAACATTTACTGGATTGCCGGCGGTGTCCCCAAGGCCGAAGGCATCCTGCCGCTCGCGCCGCTGTTTCCCAACATCACCAAGGCTTACCTGATCGGGCAGGCCGAAGACGCATTCGCTGCCACCCTGCAGGGCAAAGTGCCCAATCAGGTGTGCGGTACGCTGGAGCGAGCGCTGGAAGCGGCGCATCGGGACGCGAAAGCGGCGGGTGAGCCCGGCGCGGTTGTCCTGCTTTCGCCGGCATGTGCGAGCTTCGATCAGTTCAAGGACTATGAGCAGCGGGGGGACGCTTTCCGCAGCCTGGTTCAGGGTATGACCCCGGTCAGCTTCAGGGTGACCGCGTGA
- a CDS encoding TadE/TadG family type IV pilus assembly protein, with protein sequence MLTNRFSLAARLHARLRTFADDKRGVAAVEFALIAAPFFFLIFGLLEVCMIFIMSAILDHGVVEASRPLRTGAAQQVSMTSEQFKELVCSELMDMMDCETRLHIDVQTVDSFSNTPTASPLNTAGELQDEGFGFNPGGPNDVVAVRVFYEWDLLTPGLTMPLANMTGNKHLLQTNAVFRNEPFGSESE encoded by the coding sequence ATGCTTACCAACCGTTTCAGCCTGGCTGCGCGCCTGCATGCTCGCCTCCGCACTTTTGCGGACGACAAGCGCGGTGTGGCGGCCGTTGAATTCGCCCTGATTGCGGCCCCCTTCTTCTTCCTCATCTTCGGCCTGCTTGAGGTCTGCATGATCTTCATCATGTCGGCGATCCTCGATCATGGTGTTGTCGAAGCGTCCCGCCCGCTGCGCACAGGCGCCGCCCAGCAAGTCTCCATGACGTCCGAACAGTTCAAGGAACTGGTCTGCTCGGAACTCATGGACATGATGGACTGCGAGACCCGCCTGCACATCGACGTGCAGACAGTCGACAGCTTCAGCAACACGCCAACCGCTTCGCCGCTGAACACTGCAGGCGAACTGCAGGATGAAGGCTTTGGCTTCAATCCCGGCGGCCCCAACGACGTGGTTGCCGTGCGCGTTTTCTATGAGTGGGACCTGCTGACGCCGGGCCTGACCATGCCGCTGGCCAATATGACCGGCAACAAGCATCTGCTGCAGACCAATGCCGTCTTCCGCAACGAGCCTTTCGGGAGCGAATCCGAATGA
- the mraY gene encoding phospho-N-acetylmuramoyl-pentapeptide-transferase, with the protein MLYELLAADSGLFNLLNYITFRTGAAVVTAFLVTVLVGDGLINFLRARQGKGQPIRDLSLEAQLSKKGTPTMGGFLIWFGLLVAVLLWGNLRNPYVWVTLFVTFSYAFLGFLDDYAKVTKQSTDGVSAGARLLSGFGIAALACAIIMGLHGAHTPDGHAAWGPLHPLAEWIAGFAPETSVKPADPDFSGGVAVPFVNNYFLPLGGFFILFGMIVIVGAANAVNFTDGLDGLAIVPMTFAAAAYAMIAYLTGNFVFASYLGIQFAPGAGELAVVLAGVIGAGMGFLWYNAYPAKVFMGDTGSLGLGGMLGVVAVATKHEFALVVIGGLFVIEALSVLTQIGWFKITKRLTGEGKRIFLMAPLHHHFQKKNWPETRVVVRFWILSVLFALAGLATLKLR; encoded by the coding sequence ATGCTGTATGAACTGCTGGCTGCGGACAGCGGCCTCTTCAACCTTCTGAATTACATTACCTTCCGCACCGGTGCGGCGGTCGTCACGGCATTTCTGGTGACGGTGCTGGTCGGCGATGGACTGATCAATTTCCTGCGCGCACGCCAGGGCAAGGGGCAGCCGATTCGCGATCTCTCGCTCGAAGCGCAGCTCTCGAAAAAAGGCACGCCCACGATGGGCGGTTTCCTCATCTGGTTCGGCCTGCTGGTCGCGGTGCTGCTGTGGGGCAACCTGCGCAACCCTTATGTCTGGGTCACGCTGTTCGTCACCTTCTCCTACGCCTTCCTCGGCTTCCTGGACGATTACGCAAAAGTCACGAAGCAATCGACCGACGGCGTTTCTGCCGGTGCCCGCCTGCTCTCCGGCTTCGGCATTGCCGCGCTCGCCTGCGCCATCATCATGGGCCTGCACGGCGCGCACACGCCGGATGGTCATGCTGCCTGGGGCCCACTGCACCCGCTGGCCGAATGGATTGCCGGTTTTGCGCCTGAAACGTCGGTAAAGCCGGCCGATCCGGATTTTTCCGGCGGCGTGGCTGTGCCCTTCGTCAACAACTACTTCCTTCCGCTCGGCGGCTTCTTCATCCTTTTCGGGATGATCGTCATCGTCGGCGCGGCAAACGCTGTGAACTTCACCGATGGTCTTGATGGTCTCGCCATCGTACCGATGACCTTCGCGGCAGCCGCCTATGCAATGATCGCCTACCTGACCGGCAACTTCGTGTTTGCCTCCTATCTCGGCATCCAGTTTGCGCCGGGGGCAGGTGAGCTTGCCGTCGTGCTCGCCGGGGTGATCGGCGCGGGCATGGGCTTCCTCTGGTACAACGCCTATCCGGCAAAGGTGTTCATGGGTGACACCGGATCGCTCGGCCTCGGCGGTATGCTCGGCGTTGTCGCCGTGGCCACCAAGCATGAGTTCGCGCTCGTCGTGATCGGCGGCCTGTTCGTCATCGAAGCGCTGTCGGTGCTGACCCAGATCGGCTGGTTCAAGATCACCAAGCGTCTCACGGGTGAGGGCAAGCGCATCTTCCTGATGGCGCCGCTGCACCACCATTTCCAGAAGAAGAACTGGCCGGAGACGCGCGTTGTCGTGCGCTTCTGGATCCTGTCCGTGCTGTTCGCCCTCGCGGGCCTTGCCACGCTGAAGCTGAGGTGA
- a CDS encoding MFS transporter has translation MAQAIMDAGSGSPAHVHKGEGGAFGRTGFAWAWFEAARNPYYILIVIYVFAPYFARDIVGADILASGKLNGLSPEEAHRVAGAEGQATVANLSKTAGYIAALTAPFLGAAFDRGLRRKPLILLCLSLIALVGMSLWWAIPGPAGLSTAAIMALLIAAYVSYSYSEVAHNSMLPDAARLEALPAVSGLGLALGNGLATLMFVALVLMFALPDALGWPFAEPLFGIDTSQYEQFRIAGPICGVWLLFSMLPFFLYAKDTGVKGTSPVKAVKEGAQGVIRTIRKATHHKEAFKFLIARTIYADGMFALLTIGAVYVSLFLGWGLIELTIYAIWASAWGVVGGFFGGWLDQKVGPKNALLIELAAIVLILFLGLSVTRESAFFGLVPNVKVWNAQFFSGTSDLIYLAQGALIAVFATANISSSRSMLVHVAPPHMRGEFFGLFAIAGTVTVWLGPLLIEQFTRLSGDQRIGMSAIALLFFLGFAMLLTVRSVPPAQATEG, from the coding sequence ATGGCACAAGCTATCATGGATGCCGGCAGCGGCAGCCCTGCTCATGTTCACAAGGGGGAGGGCGGTGCGTTTGGCCGGACGGGCTTTGCCTGGGCCTGGTTCGAGGCTGCGCGCAATCCCTACTATATCCTGATCGTCATCTACGTCTTTGCGCCTTACTTCGCGCGCGACATTGTGGGCGCGGATATTCTGGCCAGCGGCAAGCTCAATGGCCTTTCCCCGGAAGAGGCACACCGGGTGGCTGGGGCGGAAGGCCAGGCAACCGTTGCCAACCTTTCGAAGACAGCCGGCTATATTGCCGCGCTGACGGCGCCCTTCCTCGGCGCTGCATTCGACAGAGGCCTGCGCCGCAAGCCTTTGATCCTGCTATGCCTGTCTCTGATCGCCTTGGTGGGTATGTCGCTCTGGTGGGCCATTCCCGGCCCGGCCGGACTTTCGACCGCCGCCATCATGGCCCTGCTGATCGCGGCTTATGTTTCCTACAGCTACAGCGAAGTGGCGCATAATTCGATGTTGCCGGATGCGGCGCGCCTTGAGGCACTACCCGCCGTTTCGGGGCTTGGGCTCGCGCTGGGCAATGGGCTGGCAACCTTGATGTTCGTGGCCCTTGTCCTGATGTTTGCCCTGCCCGATGCGCTCGGTTGGCCATTCGCTGAGCCGTTATTCGGGATCGATACATCCCAGTACGAACAGTTCCGTATCGCCGGCCCGATTTGCGGCGTCTGGCTCCTCTTCTCGATGCTGCCTTTTTTCCTTTATGCCAAAGATACTGGCGTGAAGGGCACCTCACCGGTCAAGGCCGTGAAAGAAGGCGCGCAGGGTGTGATCCGCACCATCCGGAAAGCGACCCACCACAAGGAAGCTTTCAAGTTCCTGATCGCGCGGACGATCTATGCCGATGGGATGTTTGCGCTCCTCACGATTGGCGCGGTCTATGTCAGTCTCTTCCTTGGTTGGGGGCTGATCGAGCTGACCATCTACGCCATCTGGGCCTCTGCCTGGGGGGTGGTTGGAGGCTTCTTCGGTGGCTGGCTGGACCAGAAGGTCGGTCCAAAGAATGCGCTTCTGATTGAGCTGGCGGCCATTGTGCTGATCCTCTTCCTGGGCCTTTCGGTCACGCGGGAGTCGGCTTTCTTCGGGCTGGTTCCGAATGTGAAAGTCTGGAACGCGCAGTTCTTCTCCGGCACGTCGGATCTGATCTATCTGGCGCAGGGCGCTCTGATTGCCGTGTTCGCAACGGCCAACATTTCGTCCAGCCGCTCGATGCTCGTGCATGTCGCGCCGCCGCATATGCGGGGAGAGTTCTTCGGCCTGTTCGCCATTGCCGGCACGGTGACGGTCTGGCTCGGCCCGCTGCTGATTGAGCAGTTCACACGCTTGTCCGGAGATCAGCGGATCGGCATGTCGGCGATCGCGCTGCTGTTCTTCCTGGGCTTTGCGATGCTTCTGACTGTCCGGTCTGTTCCGCCGGCGCAGGCGACCGAGGGTTAG
- the murG gene encoding undecaprenyldiphospho-muramoylpentapeptide beta-N-acetylglucosaminyltransferase, producing the protein MADTPDSKLVIIAAGGTGGHMFPARAFADEMRARGWSTALISDSRGLRYAGDFPADWKEEIEAASPNFRKPWTVPGAALKINAGIARARRAMKLHRPALVAGFGGYPAFPALAAARRLGVPIIIHEQNAVLGRVNRQFAKHAKLVASGFERLDRLPPGSAHLAIGNPVRAPIIEAGKTSYPSTDETLNIFVTGGSQGSRIIGEIVPLAIANHVSPPLRVRLKVVQQVREEQYEIVSNIYRNAGVECELSAFFRDMPERLAAAHLVIARSGAGTVSELAAVGRPSILIPLAIAMDDHQAANAEALTAIGAADMMLEANTTPRLLGELISARLGDAADMTARAAAAKSAARPDAAQKLADMAERIAEL; encoded by the coding sequence ATGGCTGATACGCCAGATTCAAAACTCGTCATTATCGCAGCCGGTGGTACGGGCGGGCACATGTTCCCGGCGCGCGCCTTTGCCGATGAAATGCGCGCGCGTGGCTGGTCCACTGCGCTGATCTCGGACTCGCGCGGTCTGCGGTATGCGGGTGACTTCCCGGCGGATTGGAAAGAAGAGATCGAAGCCGCCAGCCCCAATTTCCGCAAGCCCTGGACCGTTCCGGGCGCCGCGTTGAAGATCAATGCGGGTATTGCCCGCGCGCGGCGCGCAATGAAGCTGCACCGTCCGGCTCTTGTCGCGGGGTTTGGCGGCTATCCCGCGTTTCCCGCGCTGGCGGCGGCGCGCCGTCTTGGCGTGCCGATCATCATTCACGAACAGAACGCCGTTCTGGGTCGGGTGAACCGGCAGTTTGCCAAACACGCCAAGCTTGTGGCCAGCGGCTTTGAACGGCTCGACCGTCTGCCACCCGGCTCGGCCCATTTGGCAATCGGAAACCCCGTGCGCGCCCCGATCATCGAGGCGGGGAAAACTTCCTATCCGTCCACGGATGAGACACTGAACATCTTCGTCACCGGTGGCAGCCAGGGATCGCGCATTATTGGCGAGATTGTGCCGCTGGCGATTGCCAATCACGTTTCGCCCCCGCTCCGTGTGCGCCTCAAGGTGGTTCAGCAGGTCCGCGAAGAACAGTATGAGATTGTCTCGAACATCTACCGCAATGCTGGCGTGGAGTGCGAGCTGTCTGCCTTCTTCCGCGATATGCCGGAGCGCCTTGCTGCGGCCCATCTTGTGATCGCCCGGTCCGGGGCGGGAACAGTCAGCGAGTTGGCGGCCGTTGGCCGGCCCTCGATCCTCATTCCGCTCGCCATCGCGATGGATGACCATCAGGCCGCCAACGCCGAAGCGCTGACAGCCATCGGCGCGGCCGACATGATGCTTGAAGCAAACACCACGCCCAGGCTGCTGGGAGAGCTGATTAGCGCCCGGCTGGGCGACGCGGCGGATATGACGGCGCGCGCGGCGGCGGCAAAGTCTGCAGCTCGCCCGGATGCGGCCCAAAAACTGGCGGATATGGCGGAGAGGATCGCGGAGCTGTAA
- the murC gene encoding UDP-N-acetylmuramate--L-alanine ligase, translated as MTSPTPFSVGPAHIVGIGGIGMSGIADVMLTMGYQVQGSDVADSANVERLRQRGVKVFIGHKSENVTGAGTVIISSAIKRDNPEVQAARAAGIPVVRRANMLAEITRLKYTVCIAGTHGKTTTTSLVACLLDGAGIDPTVINGGIIHAYGSNYKAGESDWMVVESDESDGTFAKLHPTCAIVTNIDPEHMDHYGTMEKLLEAFDTFVENLPFYGFAVLCTDHPEVQALAARVTDRRRITYGFNLQADVRAVNLRTDLSGAHFDVEIRRAAGDSPRRIDGLTLPMAGEHNVQNSLAAITVALELGATDQQIRSALAKFGGVKRRFTAVGDWTPVAGADPVKVIDDYGHHPVEIAAVLKAARAMQGDRTLIAVCQPHRYSRLQDLFEDFSRCFDQADHVLVAPVYEAGEVPIPGISHETLVRSIQRHGHRSAQTLTSLSDLPVAVKELAGPGAMVVCLGAGDITRYAGELPAKLNG; from the coding sequence ATGACCTCGCCCACCCCGTTTTCCGTTGGTCCCGCCCATATCGTTGGAATCGGTGGTATTGGTATGTCCGGCATTGCCGACGTGATGCTCACCATGGGCTATCAGGTGCAGGGCTCGGATGTGGCCGACAGTGCCAATGTCGAGCGCCTGCGCCAGCGCGGCGTGAAAGTGTTCATAGGCCACAAATCCGAGAATGTGACGGGCGCCGGAACGGTCATCATTTCCTCGGCAATCAAGCGTGACAATCCGGAAGTGCAGGCTGCGCGCGCGGCTGGCATTCCGGTCGTGCGCCGGGCCAACATGCTGGCCGAGATCACGCGCCTGAAATACACGGTCTGCATCGCTGGAACCCACGGCAAAACCACAACCACATCGCTTGTGGCCTGCCTCCTGGATGGGGCGGGGATCGACCCCACGGTCATCAATGGCGGCATAATCCATGCCTATGGATCGAACTATAAGGCCGGGGAAAGCGACTGGATGGTGGTCGAGAGCGATGAGAGCGACGGCACGTTTGCCAAGCTGCATCCCACCTGCGCGATCGTCACCAATATCGATCCTGAACACATGGACCATTACGGCACCATGGAGAAATTGCTGGAAGCATTCGACACCTTTGTCGAGAACCTTCCCTTCTATGGTTTCGCTGTTCTCTGTACGGACCATCCTGAGGTGCAGGCACTGGCTGCGCGCGTAACCGATCGCCGCCGCATCACTTACGGCTTCAACCTTCAGGCCGATGTCCGCGCGGTGAACCTGCGTACCGATCTCAGCGGCGCACATTTCGATGTTGAAATCCGCCGCGCCGCCGGCGACAGCCCGCGCCGTATCGATGGGCTGACCCTGCCGATGGCCGGGGAGCACAATGTGCAGAACTCCCTGGCGGCGATCACGGTGGCGCTGGAACTTGGCGCAACCGATCAGCAGATCCGAAGTGCGCTTGCCAAGTTCGGCGGCGTGAAGCGCCGCTTCACGGCGGTCGGCGACTGGACGCCCGTTGCTGGCGCAGATCCAGTGAAGGTGATCGACGATTATGGCCACCATCCGGTGGAGATTGCCGCTGTGCTGAAAGCTGCCCGCGCGATGCAGGGCGACCGCACGCTGATCGCCGTGTGCCAGCCGCACCGCTATTCCCGCCTGCAGGATCTGTTCGAAGATTTCTCCCGCTGTTTTGATCAGGCCGATCATGTGCTCGTCGCGCCGGTCTATGAGGCAGGGGAGGTGCCGATCCCCGGCATCAGCCACGAAACGCTTGTCCGCTCTATCCAGCGCCACGGCCATCGCAGCGCGCAGACGCTGACATCGCTTTCGGATCTTCCGGTGGCCGTGAAAGAGCTGGCCGGACCTGGCGCCATGGTTGTCTGCCTCGGCGCGGGTGACATTACCCGCTATGCCGGGGAGCTGCCTGCGAAGCTGAACGGCTGA
- a CDS encoding FtsW/RodA/SpoVE family cell cycle protein: protein MSYTANAPLLPRSDTSWFTEWRRTLDWGLVAGAFLLAGIGMMMSLAAGPTAANKLGYDTYYFVYRQVSFASFGLLLMMATSMLSRAWARRIAVLMFFGAILLMTAILGFGHEVNGAQSWFRFGGASMQPSEVAKPTLLVLCGWLLSQRERYPQGPWAIVTFVFFAVTLGLFLLQPDVGGAALLSFAFVTAFFVSGLPKRWIAIFAAGGAVLAVSLYQLVPNVKRRVDTIFNPTSDLDRYQIDKTLEAISRGGLFGQGPGEGLVKAQIPEAHTDFIFAVMAEEYGLVAILVLMGIYALMAIRGFRAASRIEDGFARTAASGLFALFALQAIINIGVNLAIVPPTGLPLPFISYGGSSMAGMGLTLGFALALVRGEGTRSRGQYG, encoded by the coding sequence GTGAGCTACACCGCCAACGCTCCGCTTCTGCCGCGTTCGGATACATCCTGGTTCACCGAATGGCGCCGCACGCTCGATTGGGGGCTGGTTGCCGGTGCTTTTCTTCTGGCGGGCATCGGCATGATGATGTCGCTGGCCGCTGGCCCCACTGCGGCCAACAAGCTCGGCTACGACACCTATTACTTCGTCTACCGGCAAGTCAGCTTCGCCAGCTTCGGCCTGCTCCTGATGATGGCGACCAGCATGCTCAGCCGCGCCTGGGCGCGGCGGATCGCGGTGTTGATGTTCTTCGGCGCGATCTTGCTGATGACCGCAATTCTCGGCTTCGGACACGAGGTGAACGGCGCGCAGAGCTGGTTCCGTTTCGGCGGCGCGTCGATGCAACCGAGCGAGGTGGCCAAGCCAACTTTGCTGGTGCTGTGCGGCTGGCTGCTTTCCCAGCGTGAGCGGTATCCGCAAGGCCCGTGGGCCATCGTCACCTTTGTCTTCTTTGCGGTGACGCTTGGCCTGTTCCTGCTGCAGCCGGATGTCGGCGGCGCGGCGCTTCTCTCGTTTGCGTTTGTGACAGCATTTTTCGTCAGTGGCCTGCCGAAACGATGGATCGCCATTTTTGCTGCTGGTGGAGCGGTTCTGGCTGTGTCGCTCTATCAGCTTGTGCCGAACGTCAAGCGCAGGGTCGATACGATCTTCAACCCGACCAGCGATCTCGACCGCTACCAGATCGACAAGACGCTGGAGGCGATCTCGCGCGGAGGCCTGTTCGGACAGGGGCCGGGCGAGGGGCTGGTGAAGGCGCAAATCCCCGAAGCACACACCGATTTCATCTTTGCCGTCATGGCCGAGGAGTATGGTCTCGTTGCGATCCTCGTGCTGATGGGCATCTATGCGCTGATGGCCATTCGCGGCTTCCGCGCGGCATCGCGTATCGAAGACGGTTTTGCCCGCACGGCGGCGTCCGGGCTGTTCGCCCTGTTCGCCTTGCAGGCGATTATCAACATTGGTGTTAATCTCGCCATTGTGCCGCCAACGGGGCTGCCACTGCCATTTATCTCCTACGGAGGCTCTTCGATGGCAGGCATGGGATTGACGCTCGGCTTCGCGCTTGCTCTCGTCCGCGGGGAAGGCACAAGGAGCCGGGGACAGTATGGCTGA
- a CDS encoding pilus assembly protein N-terminal domain-containing protein: protein MKFAAKTALVMIASLAVGAAASAEQLSIEASKTIPLRLDGSAASIVVGNKNIADVAVHDDRLIFITGKSYGTTNLLVFNKAGDQIYSGDIVVTANSANLVSVNRAGQTRTYDCAPVCRSTMSVGDDPSYFNALISQQLRTQALTEGGSN from the coding sequence ATGAAGTTCGCCGCGAAAACTGCCCTTGTGATGATTGCCAGCCTTGCCGTCGGCGCGGCTGCAAGCGCCGAGCAACTTTCAATAGAGGCGTCCAAAACGATCCCATTGCGCCTGGACGGTTCGGCCGCCAGCATCGTTGTCGGCAACAAGAACATCGCCGATGTCGCCGTACACGATGACCGGCTGATCTTCATCACAGGCAAAAGCTATGGCACGACCAACCTGCTGGTGTTCAACAAGGCAGGCGACCAAATCTATAGCGGCGATATTGTCGTGACGGCCAATTCGGCCAACCTCGTCTCGGTTAACCGCGCCGGCCAGACGCGCACCTATGACTGCGCCCCCGTCTGCCGCTCCACCATGAGCGTGGGTGACGATCCGAGTTACTTCAATGCCCTGATCAGCCAGCAGCTGCGCACCCAGGCGTTGACCGAAGGCGGCTCCAACTAG